A genomic stretch from Desulfobacterales bacterium includes:
- a CDS encoding PDZ domain-containing protein, which yields MRKHNVEYEFCMSQFKPAIAGITILLVFVLAWTIWHCNKVPRAGCFQFAAVTKPAAAPAPPISVKAKMTHPYWGNCNMCHVTIDAGQPISKVMAGPPISISQKMIHKYWGNCLLCHAVTDGFQAPPKANQQMAKAAAFNSITADSIGLKLQTVTAILMKDLGLANEDGVLVLSVIPNSIADKAGFKQGDEIIRIGNVRLDTVNDFDTVLNNSKPGSTLKMNIYRNKQSRNLLLTIPKNVTAAAAAFPAPIIQNQGTVNNIQGQNIIY from the coding sequence ATGAGGAAGCATAATGTTGAATATGAATTTTGTATGTCCCAATTTAAACCAGCGATAGCCGGTATAACTATTCTTCTTGTTTTTGTTTTAGCATGGACAATATGGCATTGTAATAAAGTGCCTCGAGCTGGATGTTTTCAATTTGCGGCGGTTACAAAACCAGCGGCCGCTCCAGCTCCCCCAATTAGTGTAAAGGCTAAAATGACTCATCCTTATTGGGGTAATTGTAATATGTGTCATGTTACAATTGATGCTGGACAACCTATTTCTAAAGTTATGGCCGGGCCTCCTATATCAATCAGTCAAAAAATGATTCACAAATATTGGGGTAATTGTCTTTTATGCCATGCAGTAACCGATGGATTTCAAGCCCCTCCAAAAGCCAACCAGCAAATGGCTAAAGCTGCTGCATTTAATAGCATTACTGCTGATTCGATTGGTTTAAAACTTCAAACAGTTACAGCTATTTTAATGAAAGATTTAGGGTTGGCTAATGAAGATGGAGTTTTAGTTTTAAGTGTTATTCCTAATTCTATTGCGGATAAAGCTGGATTTAAGCAGGGTGATGAAATAATAAGGATCGGCAACGTTAGACTTGATACTGTTAATGATTTTGATACTGTTTTGAATAATTCTAAGCCTGGAAGCACTCTTAAAATGAATATTTATAGGAACAAACAAAGTCGTAATTTATTGTTAACGATTCCTAAAAATGTGACAGCAGCAGCCGCCGCTTTTCCAGCTCCAATTATTCAAAATCAAGGCACTGTCAATAACATACAAGGACAAAACATAATATATTAA
- a CDS encoding cation transporter: MKYAACKKCAESVGMVNIMGNILMILIKGYMGVVGRSKGLIADAIHSSADLLATIIMIIGMKISENESDERYPYGYGKAEYIVAILIYIFLFVIGVYIVYEGAISIIYKHIVNPCLTAAWGAFFSIAINELMFRQSVCAGTQINSPSMVAKAWESRSDVYSSIAVLIGILGSKMGFHFMDPLAAIIVGVIIIKICIEMIKDSVLNLMDKAPDDEILDMVNKSLEKITSISGIKNIFGREVGRYYEFQIDLYVEPNITVSQGEIIKREVKQVLSNTIERQLVIKVRLLTEKKGESE; encoded by the coding sequence ATGAAATACGCCGCTTGTAAAAAATGTGCCGAAAGCGTTGGCATGGTAAATATTATGGGTAATATCCTTATGATTCTCATTAAAGGATACATGGGAGTTGTTGGAAGAAGTAAAGGATTAATTGCCGATGCCATTCATTCATCAGCCGATCTTTTAGCTACAATTATTATGATTATTGGCATGAAAATTTCTGAAAATGAATCCGACGAAAGATATCCTTATGGTTATGGTAAGGCTGAATATATTGTTGCTATACTGATTTATATATTTCTATTTGTGATAGGTGTGTATATTGTTTATGAGGGTGCTATATCAATTATTTATAAACATATTGTAAATCCTTGTTTAACAGCAGCATGGGGCGCTTTTTTTTCTATAGCAATTAATGAATTAATGTTTCGTCAGAGCGTATGTGCTGGAACGCAGATTAACAGTCCTTCTATGGTAGCAAAAGCTTGGGAAAGCAGATCTGATGTGTATTCTTCCATAGCTGTTTTAATTGGAATTTTAGGATCTAAAATGGGATTTCATTTTATGGATCCTTTAGCCGCTATTATTGTTGGTGTTATTATTATAAAAATATGTATCGAAATGATTAAAGATTCTGTTTTAAATCTCATGGACAAAGCTCCTGATGATGAAATTTTAGATATGGTTAATAAATCTTTAGAAAAAATTACAAGCATAAGCGGGATAAAAAATATATTTGGTAGAGAGGTTGGCAGATATTACGAATTTCAGATTGATCTCTATGTAGAGCCAAATATAACTGTTTCCCAGGGAGAAATAATAAAAAGGGAAGTAAAACAAGTTCTTTCCAATACAATAGAAAGACAATTAGTTATAAAAGTAAGATTATTAACAGAAAAAAAGGGTGAATCTGAATGA